The sequence GTGAAACAAAGTGGTCATTCATTCTAGCACCAGAACGCTGAATTTTACTTTACAATTTCTAATTTAAGACTTTCTGTGAAATTCTATTTTCCTTTAATGTCTTTGATCTAATACAGTACTAAAAACTCCACTGGCTACAAAATGACccaccctctctccctccctctctctctctctctctctctctttctccccccttcatccctttctctttctctctgtcactctctctctctctcgctctctctctttctcccccccgttttctccctctccctccctctctctctacccccaccctttctctttctctctccccctctctcttcctctttctctatcACTCCCgctctatcgctctctctctccctctgcccccccctctctcaccccccctctttctttctctctccctccccagCCCccaccccctcactctctctccctttctctttctctctctctatctttctctctctctctctctctctctctctctctctctctctgtgtcccccCCTCTCTTAACAGGTAGATCTTAGATCATCTTCACAGCATTGGTActgtttgctgtgtttttgttcctTGAGAGGATATGATTATTCATCTGCACAAAAACTGCCGTACAGGTCATACTCTCTGTACATCAAGTACTTCTTCAGTAAAGGTGGGAATGGAGCAGAGTTGATAATGTTTGGGTCTCCCAGTTTCCTTGGAGTCATCATTCTTCTGATCAACAGCCTGCACATGTGCCTTAGAGACCGGGGATTTCCTGGAAAAGTTCATAAACAGGAAGTGTCTCACATCAGGCTTCAGTTCAtcaatttcatgttttattaacACCTAAGTGCATCTTGCTGCTGTCATAGTTTCGGTTATTCACCTAAAATGTCACAAATGTCTGGCCATTCTCTGTGCTTCTGCAGAACCGTTTTCAGTTTTGAACAGATTGAGACATAGCCCACGTAGTCCAGAAGAATCCGCACGGCTCTTCCGGCATACTGCGCCAGCCACGAGACACTGACCAAGTCACAGAACTACACAAACATGCTTAATGAATTCTTAGAAAAAAGAGAAACCATCATTACCGGGAAAAACTGGAGTGAATTATTTTTCTCTAATAGTCTGTTATCTAGTCTCGGTTATATTCTAACTAATCTTTCTTAACAAGTCTTTGGCAAACTCACAGGGATCTTTTCACCCGAACGGTCAGTGTGATGACTCCGGTCACTCCACGATGAGTCATGGTGACAAATGAAGCATTTGTCTGCATCGTAGCCACTGTTGAGTAGCATCCTCATCAACATCTCGTCCTTGAGGCAATACTGTAACGCAGTGGGGAACAGAGTGTCGCTGACCAATGTGAAGTAGCAGTTCACGTCAGCTCCGTTGGCCAGAAGCAGCTTGACTATCTCGTATCTGCTAGCTCTCACTGCCACCAGGAGACAGCTCAGAGGATCCAGGTCAGGATTAGCACCAGCTTTGAGCAACAACTGAGTGCAAGTCACATCTCCATTggaaacacagaaatacaggGCGCTCTTCCTCATATCACCATAATTTTCGGATATATGCTGGTCTAGAAGGGAATTGACATCAAAGCCTTTCTCCAGAAGAAGCTCAAGGCACTGTGCGTGGCCCCCATCTGCCGCCGAGTGAACGGGACTCTGGCCAGCAAGCCGCAGAGCTCTTCTTGTAGTAATAGGGATCAACATCCTCAAAGCACTAAAGgaaatgcatttaaattatTAGTCTAGAAATCTATTCCATGATACCTTTAAGAAgtgttaattatatatatacatttggtCACCTTTCCTCTGCCTCTTCGTACTCTAGGTACTTACAGGTAGTGCCCTTCATAGGCAGCTCGATGGATAGGGAGCTGTGCAGAGAGGCTGGCGATGTTGGGATTGGCCCCATTTTGGAGGAGAAGATTGATACAGTCGGGATTTCCAGAACCAGCAGCGTCATAAAGAACAGAGTCCCCATTCGGTGCCTGAGCATTTACATCACCACCTGAAAAAAAGGTTATAACTGGTGTCAGTGTGACATGGTCATGTGACACGCTGGGGCTGATAGTAACACCAGCTCCCTTGAACATCAACTGAGTATTCGTTTAATGTTCTTTAAATGAAGTTATACGATCCTTACCATTGTGTATAAGGATATCTAGAACTTCAGCCTGTGCGTATTCTGCAGCGATGCCCATTGGGGTCACCCCGTGCTGATCTGTCTCTGAGATCTGGCCTCCGTGCTGCAGTAAAAGCTTCAGGATGTCAACGCAGCCCACTTTAGCAGCCTCGTGCATAGCTGTCCACTTCTTCAGACAGACCTGGTTCACCGGTGCACCTCGTTTTATAAGTGCTAGAGCTATATCATAAGAATCTGTTCTTACAGCTGCAAAAGGAAAGAGAAGTATGCATGTCACTGAGGTAGACTAGATCTCTTCAACGATTATGTTGGTCTGCTAGGAAAAG comes from Hemibagrus wyckioides isolate EC202008001 linkage group LG14, SWU_Hwy_1.0, whole genome shotgun sequence and encodes:
- the asb15a gene encoding ankyrin repeat and SOCS box protein 15; this translates as MDSTDEVDEDDQLLNYAIQLSIEESWSNNFPASVENQKIFDAIKRGDLFTLHEMSDYPAAFTEVDAKGWYPLHRASVQQSVQVLERVIYASYRLTLEEETADRETPLTLATQAGLVEIVHTLLDHGASPHRTNGRNESPLLLAVRTDSYDIALALIKRGAPVNQVCLKKWTAMHEAAKVGCVDILKLLLQHGGQISETDQHGVTPMGIAAEYAQAEVLDILIHNGGDVNAQAPNGDSVLYDAAGSGNPDCINLLLQNGANPNIASLSAQLPIHRAAYEGHYLALRMLIPITTRRALRLAGQSPVHSAADGGHAQCLELLLEKGFDVNSLLDQHISENYGDMRKSALYFCVSNGDVTCTQLLLKAGANPDLDPLSCLLVAVRASRYEIVKLLLANGADVNCYFTLVSDTLFPTALQYCLKDEMLMRMLLNSGYDADKCFICHHDSSWSDRSHHTDRSGEKIPFCDLVSVSWLAQYAGRAVRILLDYVGYVSICSKLKTVLQKHREWPDICDILGNPRSLRHMCRLLIRRMMTPRKLGDPNIINSAPFPPLLKKYLMYREYDLYGSFCADE